One stretch of Comamonas testosteroni DNA includes these proteins:
- a CDS encoding glutamate synthase-related protein, whose product MTTAAEIKYLQDHGLYSKSNEHDACGLGFVAHIKGQKRHDIVLGALKILENIDHRGAVGADPLMGDGAGILIQIPDQLYREEMAKQGVALPPAGEYGVGMIFLPKEHASRLACQQEMERAIKAEGQVLLGWRDVPVNRDMPMSPTVQEKEPILRQVFIGRGADVIVQDALERKLYVIRKTASAAIQNLGLKHSKEYYVPSMSSRTVVYKGLLLADQVGVYYRDLADERCVSAIGLVHQRFSTNTFPEWPLAHPYRYVAHNGEINTVRGNYNWMLAREGVMASPVLGEDLQKLYPISFAGQSDTATFDNCLELLTMAGYPISQAVMMMIPEPWEQHEAMDERRRAFYEYHAAMIEPWDGPASIVFTDGRQIGATLDRNGLRPSRYCITDDDMVILASEAGVLPVPDSKIVRKWRLQPGKMLLIDLEQGRMIEDEELKANVVNTKPYKQWIENLRIKLDEVEIPADFKAPAAKTELSLLDRQQAFGFTQEDIKFLLTPMAEKGEEGIGSMGNDSPLAVLSDKNKPLYNYFRQMFAQVTNPPIDPIREAIVMSLVSFVGPKPNLLDINQVNPPMRLELQQPVLDFEGMARLRDIEKHTNGKFKSSTIDITYPLSWGKQGVEAKLASLCAHAVDEIKGGANILIISDRNMSATQVAIPALLALSAIHQHLVREGLRTTAGLVVETGTAREVHHFAVLAGYGAEAVHPYLAMETLVDIFSREAAPITADKAIYHYVKAIGKGLSKIMSKMGVSTYMSYCGAQLFEAVGLNSETVDKYFTGTASRVEGIGVFEIAEETIRNHEAAFSDDPVLETMLDAGGEYAWRARGEEHMWTPDVIAKLQHSTRANNFSTYKEYAQLINDQTKRHMTLRGLFEFKFDPAKAIPVDQVESAKEIVKRFATGAMSLGSISTEAHATLAVAMNRIGGKSNTGEGGEDPKRYRNELKGIPISKGETLASIIGKDKVESDIELQAGDSLRSKIKQVASGRFGVTAEYLASSDQIQIKMAQGAKPGEGGQLPGGKVSDYIGALRHSVPGVGLISPPPHHDIYSIEDLAQLIHDLKNVAPHASISTKLVSEVGVGTIAAGVTKCKSDHLVIAGHDGGTGASPWSSIKHAGGPWEIGLAETQQTLVLNRLRGRVRVQADGQMKTGRDVVIGALLGADEFGFATAPLVVEGCIMMRKCHLNTCPVGVATQDPVLRAKFTGKPEHVVNYFFFIAEEVRQIMAQLGIAKFDDLIGRCDLLDTRKGIEHWKAQGLDFSRLFAQPEVPADVARYHVESQDHLLDKALDVKLIERCKPAIENGEKVRIMEVARNVNRSVGAMLSGAVTKHHAEGLPDDTIRIHFEGTGGQSFGAFLCNGITLNLSGEANDYTGKGLSGGRVVVHPSHEFRGSTTSNTIVGNTVMFGATSGEAFFSGVAGERFAVRLSGATAVVEGVGDHGCEYMTGGTVVVLGKTGRNFAAGMSGGVAYVYDEDGKFAERCNTASVKLEKVLPHDEFVSRVDPGIWHRGQSDDQQLRNMVEAHSRWTGSKRARDLLDNWAAARAKFVKVFPTEYQRALGEIFERKQKEKQAAKAPAAPQKEAVAAK is encoded by the coding sequence ATGACGACTGCTGCCGAGATCAAGTATCTCCAGGACCACGGTCTGTACTCCAAGAGCAACGAACACGATGCCTGCGGTCTGGGCTTTGTGGCCCATATCAAGGGTCAGAAGCGCCATGACATCGTGCTGGGGGCACTGAAGATCCTCGAGAACATCGACCATCGCGGTGCCGTGGGTGCGGATCCCCTGATGGGCGACGGCGCCGGTATCCTGATCCAGATTCCCGACCAGCTCTACCGTGAAGAAATGGCCAAGCAGGGCGTGGCACTGCCTCCTGCAGGCGAGTATGGCGTGGGCATGATCTTCCTGCCCAAGGAACATGCTTCGCGCCTGGCTTGCCAGCAGGAGATGGAGCGAGCCATCAAGGCCGAAGGTCAGGTGCTGCTGGGCTGGCGCGATGTGCCGGTGAACCGCGATATGCCCATGTCGCCTACCGTGCAGGAAAAGGAACCCATCCTGCGCCAGGTCTTCATCGGCCGTGGTGCCGATGTCATCGTGCAGGACGCGCTGGAGCGCAAGCTGTACGTGATCCGCAAGACGGCCTCGGCCGCCATCCAGAACCTGGGCCTCAAGCACAGCAAGGAATACTACGTTCCCAGCATGAGCAGCCGCACCGTGGTCTACAAGGGCCTGCTGCTGGCCGACCAGGTGGGGGTGTACTACCGTGACCTGGCAGACGAGCGCTGCGTCTCGGCCATCGGCCTGGTGCACCAGCGCTTCTCCACCAACACCTTCCCCGAGTGGCCTCTGGCTCACCCCTATCGCTATGTGGCCCACAACGGTGAAATCAACACCGTGCGCGGCAACTACAACTGGATGCTGGCGCGCGAAGGCGTGATGGCCTCTCCCGTGCTGGGCGAAGACCTGCAGAAGCTCTATCCCATCAGCTTTGCCGGCCAGTCCGACACCGCCACCTTCGACAACTGCCTGGAGCTGCTGACCATGGCCGGCTACCCCATCAGCCAGGCCGTGATGATGATGATTCCCGAGCCCTGGGAGCAGCACGAAGCCATGGACGAGCGCCGCCGCGCCTTCTATGAATACCACGCTGCGATGATCGAGCCCTGGGACGGTCCCGCCTCCATCGTGTTCACCGATGGCCGCCAGATCGGCGCCACGCTGGACCGCAACGGTCTGCGTCCCTCGCGCTACTGCATCACCGATGACGACATGGTGATCCTGGCTTCCGAAGCCGGCGTGCTGCCCGTGCCCGATAGCAAGATCGTGCGCAAGTGGCGCCTGCAGCCCGGCAAGATGCTGCTGATCGACCTGGAGCAGGGTCGCATGATCGAAGACGAAGAGCTCAAGGCCAACGTCGTCAACACCAAGCCCTACAAGCAGTGGATCGAGAACCTGCGCATCAAGCTCGACGAGGTGGAAATCCCCGCCGATTTCAAGGCACCCGCAGCCAAGACCGAGCTGTCCCTGCTGGACCGCCAGCAAGCCTTCGGTTTCACGCAGGAAGACATCAAGTTCCTGCTGACCCCGATGGCTGAAAAGGGCGAGGAAGGCATTGGCTCCATGGGCAATGACAGCCCGCTGGCCGTGCTGTCCGACAAGAACAAGCCGCTGTACAACTACTTCCGTCAGATGTTCGCCCAGGTGACGAACCCTCCCATCGATCCGATCCGCGAAGCGATCGTGATGTCGCTGGTGTCGTTCGTGGGTCCCAAGCCCAACCTGCTGGACATCAACCAGGTCAACCCGCCCATGCGCCTGGAGCTGCAGCAGCCCGTGCTCGACTTCGAAGGCATGGCCAGGTTGCGTGATATCGAAAAGCACACCAACGGCAAGTTCAAGAGCTCGACGATCGACATCACCTACCCGCTGTCCTGGGGCAAGCAGGGTGTGGAAGCCAAGCTGGCTTCGCTGTGCGCCCACGCCGTGGACGAGATCAAGGGCGGTGCCAACATCCTGATCATCAGCGACCGCAACATGAGCGCCACGCAAGTGGCCATCCCCGCGCTGCTGGCGCTGTCCGCCATCCACCAGCATCTGGTGCGTGAAGGCCTGCGCACTACAGCCGGTCTGGTGGTGGAAACCGGCACGGCCCGCGAAGTGCATCACTTCGCCGTGCTGGCCGGCTACGGTGCCGAAGCCGTGCACCCCTATCTGGCGATGGAGACCCTGGTCGACATCTTCAGCCGCGAAGCTGCCCCCATCACTGCCGACAAGGCCATCTATCACTATGTGAAGGCCATCGGCAAGGGTCTGTCCAAGATCATGTCCAAGATGGGCGTGTCCACCTATATGTCCTACTGCGGCGCCCAGCTGTTCGAAGCCGTGGGCCTGAACAGCGAGACCGTGGACAAGTACTTCACGGGCACTGCCAGCCGCGTGGAAGGTATCGGCGTCTTCGAGATTGCCGAGGAAACCATCCGCAACCACGAGGCTGCCTTCAGCGACGACCCCGTGCTGGAAACCATGCTGGATGCCGGTGGCGAGTACGCCTGGCGTGCCCGTGGCGAAGAGCATATGTGGACGCCTGACGTGATCGCCAAGCTGCAGCACTCCACACGTGCCAACAACTTCAGCACCTACAAGGAATACGCTCAGCTGATCAACGACCAGACCAAGCGCCACATGACGCTGCGCGGCCTGTTCGAGTTCAAGTTCGATCCCGCCAAGGCGATTCCCGTGGACCAGGTCGAGTCGGCCAAGGAAATCGTCAAGCGCTTTGCCACGGGTGCCATGTCGCTGGGCTCCATCTCCACCGAAGCCCATGCCACGCTGGCCGTGGCCATGAACCGCATCGGCGGCAAGAGCAACACCGGCGAGGGCGGCGAAGATCCCAAGCGCTATCGCAACGAGCTCAAGGGCATCCCCATCAGCAAGGGCGAAACCCTGGCTTCCATCATCGGCAAGGACAAGGTCGAGTCCGATATCGAACTGCAGGCTGGCGACTCGCTGCGCTCCAAGATCAAGCAGGTCGCGTCCGGTCGTTTCGGCGTGACTGCCGAATATCTGGCCTCTTCGGACCAGATCCAGATCAAGATGGCCCAGGGCGCCAAGCCCGGCGAAGGCGGCCAGCTGCCCGGTGGCAAGGTCTCCGACTACATCGGTGCACTGCGTCACTCGGTGCCGGGTGTGGGCCTGATTTCGCCTCCTCCCCACCACGACATCTACTCGATCGAAGACTTGGCGCAGCTGATCCACGATCTGAAGAACGTGGCTCCGCACGCCAGCATCAGCACCAAGCTGGTGTCCGAAGTCGGTGTGGGCACGATCGCCGCAGGCGTGACCAAGTGCAAGAGCGATCACCTGGTGATCGCAGGGCACGACGGCGGCACCGGTGCCTCGCCCTGGTCCTCCATCAAGCATGCGGGCGGTCCCTGGGAAATCGGCCTGGCCGAAACCCAGCAGACCCTGGTGCTGAACCGTCTGCGCGGTCGTGTGCGTGTGCAGGCCGACGGCCAGATGAAGACTGGCCGCGACGTGGTCATCGGCGCTCTGCTGGGTGCTGACGAGTTCGGCTTCGCCACGGCTCCGCTGGTGGTGGAAGGCTGCATCATGATGCGCAAGTGCCACCTCAACACCTGCCCCGTGGGCGTGGCCACGCAAGACCCCGTGCTGCGTGCCAAGTTCACCGGCAAGCCCGAGCATGTGGTGAACTATTTCTTCTTCATCGCTGAGGAAGTGCGCCAGATCATGGCCCAGCTGGGTATCGCCAAGTTCGACGACCTGATCGGCCGCTGCGACCTGCTCGACACCCGCAAGGGCATCGAGCACTGGAAGGCTCAGGGCCTGGACTTCAGCCGTCTGTTTGCCCAGCCCGAAGTGCCTGCCGACGTGGCCCGCTATCACGTGGAAAGCCAGGATCACCTGCTGGACAAGGCGCTGGACGTCAAGCTCATCGAGCGCTGCAAGCCTGCCATCGAAAACGGCGAGAAGGTGCGCATCATGGAAGTGGCGCGCAACGTCAACCGCTCCGTCGGTGCCATGCTCTCGGGCGCGGTGACCAAGCATCACGCCGAAGGCCTGCCAGACGACACCATCCGCATCCACTTCGAAGGTACGGGTGGCCAGTCCTTCGGTGCCTTCCTGTGCAACGGCATCACGCTGAACCTCAGCGGCGAAGCCAACGACTACACGGGCAAGGGTCTGTCCGGCGGCCGTGTGGTGGTGCATCCCAGCCATGAGTTCCGTGGCTCGACGACGAGCAACACCATCGTGGGCAACACCGTGATGTTCGGCGCCACCAGCGGTGAGGCCTTCTTCAGCGGCGTGGCCGGTGAGCGCTTTGCCGTGCGTCTGTCCGGCGCCACGGCCGTGGTCGAAGGCGTGGGTGACCACGGCTGCGAATACATGACCGGCGGTACCGTGGTCGTGCTGGGCAAGACCGGCCGCAACTTCGCGGCCGGCATGAGCGGCGGTGTGGCCTATGTCTACGACGAGGACGGCAAGTTTGCCGAGCGTTGCAACACCGCTTCGGTGAAGCTGGAGAAGGTGCTGCCGCATGACGAGTTTGTCTCGCGTGTCGATCCCGGCATCTGGCACCGCGGCCAGAGCGACGATCAGCAGCTGCGCAATATGGTGGAGGCTCACAGCCGCTGGACGGGTTCCAAGCGCGCCCGTGATCTGCTGGACAACTGGGCCGCAGCGCGTGCCAAGTTTGTCAAGGTGTTCCCGACCGAGTACCAGCGTGCACTCGGCGAGATCTTTGAACGCAAACAGAAGGAAAAGCAAGCTGCGAAAGCGCCAGCAGCTCCTCAAAAAGAAGCAGTAGCCGCCAAGTAA
- a CDS encoding glutamate synthase subunit beta, with protein sequence MGKTTGFMEYERIEEGYAPVAERLKHYKEFVIGLTTDQAKVQAARCMDCGTPFCNNGCPVNNIIPDFNDLVYQGDWKNAITTLHSTNNFPEFTGRICPAPCEAACVANINGDAIGIKSIEHSIIDRAWSEGWVKPLLPKHKTGKKVAVVGAGPAGMAAAQQLVRAGHDVTLFEKNDRVGGLLRYGIPDFKLDKGLIDRRVEQMVAEGLKIRTGVLIAGKDGLGKDSKVTNWAKETISPEQLNAEFDAVLLTGGSEQSRDLPVPGRDLEGVHFAMEFLPQQNKVNAGDKLKGQIRADGKHVIVIGGGDTGSDCVGTSNRHGAKSVTQFEVMPMPPEQENKPLVWPYWPIKLRTSSSHDEGVVREFAISTKEFGGEKGKVKSLTTVQVEFKDGKLSEVPGTEKVWPADLVLLAMGFVNPVATVLEAFGVDKDARGNAKASTDFIGGYATSVPKVFAAGDIRRGQSLVVWAIREGRQAARAVDEFLMGASELPR encoded by the coding sequence ATGGGAAAGACCACCGGCTTCATGGAATACGAGCGCATCGAAGAGGGCTATGCCCCCGTTGCGGAACGTCTCAAGCACTACAAGGAATTCGTCATCGGCCTGACGACCGATCAGGCCAAGGTGCAGGCTGCACGCTGCATGGACTGCGGCACGCCGTTCTGCAACAACGGCTGCCCGGTCAACAACATCATTCCGGACTTCAACGACCTCGTGTATCAGGGTGACTGGAAGAACGCCATCACCACGCTGCACAGCACCAACAACTTCCCCGAGTTCACGGGCCGCATCTGCCCCGCACCCTGCGAAGCTGCCTGTGTGGCCAATATCAATGGCGACGCCATCGGCATCAAGTCCATCGAGCACTCCATCATCGACCGTGCCTGGAGCGAAGGCTGGGTCAAGCCCCTGCTGCCCAAGCACAAGACCGGCAAGAAGGTGGCCGTGGTCGGTGCCGGCCCTGCAGGCATGGCAGCGGCCCAGCAACTGGTGCGCGCCGGCCACGACGTGACCCTGTTCGAGAAGAACGACCGCGTGGGCGGCCTGCTGCGCTACGGCATTCCCGACTTCAAGCTGGACAAGGGCCTGATCGACCGCCGTGTCGAGCAGATGGTGGCCGAAGGCCTGAAGATCCGCACCGGCGTGCTGATTGCCGGCAAGGACGGTCTGGGCAAGGATTCCAAGGTCACCAACTGGGCCAAGGAAACCATCAGCCCCGAGCAGCTCAATGCCGAGTTCGATGCCGTGCTGCTGACCGGCGGCTCCGAGCAGTCGCGTGATCTGCCCGTGCCCGGCCGCGATCTGGAAGGCGTGCACTTCGCGATGGAGTTCCTGCCCCAGCAGAACAAGGTCAATGCGGGCGACAAGCTCAAGGGCCAGATCCGTGCGGACGGCAAGCATGTCATCGTCATCGGCGGCGGCGACACCGGCTCCGACTGCGTGGGCACCTCCAACCGCCATGGCGCCAAGAGCGTGACCCAGTTCGAGGTCATGCCCATGCCGCCCGAGCAGGAGAACAAGCCCCTGGTCTGGCCTTACTGGCCGATCAAGCTGCGTACCTCGTCCAGCCACGACGAAGGCGTGGTGCGTGAGTTCGCGATCTCGACCAAGGAATTCGGCGGCGAAAAGGGCAAGGTCAAGAGCCTGACCACCGTGCAGGTCGAGTTCAAGGACGGCAAGCTGAGCGAAGTGCCCGGCACGGAAAAGGTCTGGCCTGCCGATCTGGTGCTGCTGGCCATGGGCTTTGTGAACCCGGTTGCCACCGTGCTCGAAGCCTTTGGCGTCGACAAGGATGCACGCGGCAACGCCAAGGCCAGCACCGACTTCATCGGCGGCTATGCCACCAGCGTGCCCAAGGTGTTCGCTGCCGGCGACATCCGCCGCGGCCAGTCGCTGGTCGTGTGGGCGATTCGCGAAGGCCGCCAGGCGGCGCGTGCCGTGGACGAGTTCCTGATGGGCGCCAGCGAACTGCCTCGCTGA
- a CDS encoding DUF3293 domain-containing protein has product MSPASPDTSQLPAALQQAYRDALYRVDAPQGAVAQTLRAGEHNDWLGQQLGRQLIQAACYLTACNPWGQILEPAENARRMRALRHALDSEGWQYLDGCGQDPQGQWPAEDSVLIWGMGADTALQWGRHWQQNAVLWSGADACPRLLWLR; this is encoded by the coding sequence ATGTCACCAGCGTCACCCGACACCAGCCAGCTCCCCGCCGCCTTGCAGCAGGCCTATCGCGACGCGCTCTACCGGGTCGATGCACCCCAGGGCGCTGTCGCACAGACGCTACGCGCAGGTGAACACAACGACTGGCTCGGGCAACAACTGGGACGGCAGCTCATCCAGGCCGCCTGCTATCTCACGGCCTGCAATCCCTGGGGACAGATCCTGGAGCCGGCGGAGAACGCCCGTCGCATGCGCGCCCTGCGCCATGCGCTGGACAGCGAGGGCTGGCAGTATCTGGACGGCTGCGGCCAGGACCCGCAAGGCCAGTGGCCCGCAGAGGACAGCGTGCTGATCTGGGGCATGGGCGCCGACACGGCGCTGCAATGGGGGCGGCACTGGCAGCAGAACGCCGTGCTGTGGAGCGGTGCCGACGCCTGCCCCCGGCTTCTGTGGCTGCGCTGA
- a CDS encoding amino acid ABC transporter substrate-binding protein encodes MKKRTLLASVALTAILAACGKNEPASNTAAAPAPAPAAAAAKLVVGLDDNFPPMGFRDDKNELVGFDIDMAREVAKRANIEVEFKPIDWNAKEAELLGKRVDALWNGLTILEERKEKILFSDPYMVNKQIIIVKAGSPIKSKADMVGKIVGAQEGSSAVTALTKDKELSDKFKETKLFGDNITALMDLEAGRLDVVVVDEVVGRFLVNKKPENYVVLADDFGTEDYGVGFRKDDEATRNKVNDVLTEMKKDGKAAEIAQKWFGADVIKH; translated from the coding sequence ATGAAAAAACGTACCCTGCTGGCCTCGGTGGCCCTGACTGCAATTTTGGCTGCCTGCGGCAAGAACGAGCCCGCAAGCAACACTGCTGCAGCTCCTGCGCCCGCTCCTGCGGCAGCTGCCGCCAAGCTGGTGGTGGGCCTGGACGACAACTTCCCGCCCATGGGTTTCCGTGATGACAAGAACGAGCTGGTCGGTTTCGACATCGACATGGCCCGTGAAGTGGCCAAGCGCGCCAATATCGAAGTGGAGTTCAAGCCCATCGACTGGAACGCCAAGGAAGCCGAGCTGCTGGGCAAGCGTGTGGACGCGCTGTGGAACGGCCTGACCATTCTGGAAGAGCGCAAGGAAAAGATCCTGTTCTCCGATCCCTACATGGTGAACAAGCAGATCATCATCGTGAAGGCCGGCTCTCCCATCAAGAGCAAGGCCGACATGGTTGGCAAGATCGTGGGCGCCCAGGAAGGCTCCAGCGCCGTGACCGCCCTGACCAAGGACAAGGAACTGTCGGACAAGTTCAAGGAAACCAAGCTGTTCGGCGACAACATCACGGCTCTGATGGATCTGGAAGCCGGCCGTCTGGACGTGGTGGTGGTGGATGAAGTGGTGGGCCGTTTCCTGGTCAACAAGAAGCCCGAAAACTACGTGGTGCTGGCTGATGACTTCGGTACCGAAGACTATGGCGTGGGCTTCCGCAAGGACGACGAAGCCACACGCAACAAGGTCAACGATGTGCTGACCGAAATGAAGAAGGACGGCAAGGCTGCTGAAATCGCCCAGAAGTGGTTTGGCGCTGACGTGATCAAGCACTAA
- a CDS encoding amino acid ABC transporter permease gives MDYVISLLGPMSAGALVTLKLFFITLVLSIPLGLALALMRISSIKPLSGAVGAYIWLMRGTPLMLQLLFVYFALPFVPYIGVRLPDFQAAVVAFALNYAAYFAEIFRAGIKSVDRGQYEGAKVLGMTYAQTMRRIVLPQMWARILPPVSNETITLVKDTSLIYVLALNDLLRVARGVVQRDFSFTPFVVAAAFYLIMTLVLTWGFQYLEKRYAKYDA, from the coding sequence ATGGACTATGTAATCTCGCTCCTGGGGCCCATGTCGGCTGGTGCCCTTGTCACACTCAAGCTGTTTTTCATCACGCTGGTGCTTTCCATCCCTCTGGGGCTGGCGTTGGCGCTGATGCGCATCTCCAGCATCAAGCCGCTGAGCGGCGCCGTAGGCGCCTATATCTGGCTGATGCGCGGCACGCCGCTGATGCTGCAGCTGCTGTTTGTTTACTTCGCGCTGCCCTTTGTGCCCTACATCGGTGTGCGCCTGCCCGACTTTCAGGCGGCCGTGGTGGCGTTTGCGCTGAACTACGCGGCCTATTTCGCTGAAATTTTCCGTGCCGGCATCAAGTCCGTGGACCGCGGCCAGTACGAAGGCGCCAAGGTGCTGGGTATGACTTATGCCCAGACCATGCGCCGCATTGTGCTGCCCCAGATGTGGGCCCGCATCCTGCCGCCCGTCAGCAACGAGACCATTACCCTGGTCAAGGACACTTCGCTGATCTATGTGCTGGCGCTCAACGACCTGCTGCGCGTGGCGCGCGGCGTGGTGCAGCGCGACTTCAGCTTCACGCCCTTTGTCGTGGCTGCGGCCTTCTATCTCATCATGACCCTGGTGCTGACCTGGGGCTTCCAATACCTCGAGAAACGCTATGCCAAGTACGACGCCTGA
- a CDS encoding amino acid ABC transporter ATP-binding protein, which translates to MPSTTPDVMISARGIHKAFGSNEVLRGVSLELLRGEVVAVIGPSGSGKSTFLRCLNHLETIDRGTISIEGEVLARSEGEARAQYVSDAEIRKIGRKMGMVFQSFNLFPHLTVLENIIEAPLIVKGMKREDILPKAEVLLAKVGLAAKRDAYPNHLSGGQKQRVAIARALAMEPDILLFDEPTSALDPELTGEVLRTMRELAEEHMTMLVVTHEMGFAREVANRVIFMDGGHIVEQGPSEAFFVAPQHERTKAFLQNML; encoded by the coding sequence ATGCCAAGTACGACGCCTGACGTGATGATTTCCGCCCGGGGCATCCACAAGGCCTTTGGCAGCAACGAAGTGCTGCGCGGGGTCTCTCTGGAGCTGTTGCGCGGCGAGGTGGTGGCCGTGATCGGCCCGTCCGGCTCGGGCAAGAGCACTTTTTTGCGCTGCCTCAACCACCTGGAGACGATTGACCGCGGCACCATCAGCATCGAAGGCGAGGTGTTGGCGCGCTCCGAGGGGGAGGCCAGGGCTCAGTATGTGAGCGATGCCGAAATCCGCAAGATCGGCCGCAAGATGGGCATGGTGTTTCAGTCCTTCAATCTGTTTCCCCATCTCACGGTGCTGGAGAACATCATTGAGGCGCCGCTCATCGTCAAGGGCATGAAGCGCGAAGACATCCTTCCCAAGGCCGAGGTTCTGCTTGCCAAGGTGGGGCTGGCCGCCAAGCGCGATGCCTACCCCAACCATCTCTCCGGCGGTCAGAAGCAGCGCGTGGCGATTGCCCGTGCGCTGGCCATGGAGCCGGACATTCTGTTGTTCGACGAGCCCACCTCGGCGCTGGATCCCGAGCTGACCGGTGAGGTGCTGCGCACCATGCGCGAACTGGCCGAGGAGCATATGACCATGCTGGTCGTGACCCACGAGATGGGTTTTGCGCGTGAGGTGGCCAACCGCGTGATCTTCATGGATGGCGGTCACATCGTCGAGCAAGGCCCGTCCGAAGCATTCTTTGTTGCGCCTCAGCACGAGCGCACCAAGGCGTTTCTGCAGAATATGTTGTAA
- a CDS encoding ABC transporter ATP-binding protein has product MSPNAPFVELRNVTFGYGDRVILRDLSLQVPRGKVTALMGASGGGKTTVLRLIGGQNRAQQGQVLFDGQDVTTMDAQQLYAARRRMGMLFQFGALFTDMSVFDNVAFPLREHTDLPEELIRDIVLMKLHAVGLRGARDLMPSQVSGGMARRVALARAIALDPELIMYDEPFAGLDPISLGTSAQLIRQLNDAMGLTSILVSHDLEETFRVADHVVILGAGSVAAQGTPEEVRASSDPLVQQFIHARPTGPVPFHYPGVSADEDFGSRRRA; this is encoded by the coding sequence ATGTCACCCAACGCACCCTTTGTGGAACTGCGCAATGTCACCTTTGGCTATGGTGACCGCGTCATCCTGCGCGATCTGTCCCTGCAAGTGCCGCGCGGCAAGGTCACGGCGCTGATGGGCGCATCGGGCGGTGGCAAGACCACGGTGCTGCGTCTGATCGGCGGGCAGAACCGCGCCCAGCAGGGCCAGGTGCTGTTTGACGGCCAGGATGTGACCACCATGGATGCGCAGCAGCTTTACGCCGCGCGTCGCCGCATGGGCATGCTGTTTCAGTTCGGTGCGCTGTTCACCGACATGAGCGTGTTTGACAATGTGGCCTTTCCGCTGCGCGAGCACACCGATCTGCCCGAAGAGCTGATTCGCGACATCGTGCTCATGAAGCTGCATGCCGTGGGCTTGCGCGGGGCGCGCGATCTGATGCCTTCCCAGGTATCGGGCGGCATGGCCCGCCGCGTGGCACTGGCCCGCGCGATTGCGCTGGATCCCGAACTGATCATGTATGACGAGCCTTTCGCGGGCCTGGACCCTATTTCACTGGGCACCTCGGCGCAGCTGATCCGCCAGCTCAACGATGCCATGGGCCTGACTTCGATTCTGGTTTCCCACGATCTGGAAGAAACCTTCCGCGTGGCCGACCACGTGGTGATTCTGGGGGCCGGCAGCGTTGCCGCCCAGGGCACGCCCGAAGAGGTGCGCGCCAGCAGCGATCCGCTGGTGCAGCAATTCATCCATGCCAGACCCACGGGGCCTGTGCCGTTCCACTATCCCGGCGTCAGTGCCGATGAGGACTTCGGCAGCAGGAGGCGTGCATGA
- the mlaE gene encoding lipid asymmetry maintenance ABC transporter permease subunit MlaE: protein MNFLARIGLAVRCQLVNMGIGARLLWRLLGLMGPALRRPRLIGDQIHFLGNYSLAIIGVSGLFVGFVLGLQGYYILQRYGSAEALGMMVALSLLRELGPVVTALLFAGRAGTALTAEIGLMKAGEQLSAMEMMAVDPVKRILAPRFWAGLITMPLLAAVFSAVGVLGGWLVGVVLIGVDSGAFWGQMQQGVDWWSDLGNGVLKSFVFGLAVTFVALLEGYAAKPTPEGVSRATTRTVVVASLAVLGLDFLLTATMFSI from the coding sequence ATGAACTTTCTCGCACGCATTGGCCTGGCAGTGCGCTGCCAGCTGGTCAACATGGGGATCGGTGCGCGCCTGTTGTGGCGCCTGCTGGGCTTGATGGGGCCGGCACTCAGGCGACCGCGCCTGATCGGCGACCAGATTCACTTTCTGGGCAATTATTCGCTGGCCATCATCGGCGTCTCCGGACTGTTCGTGGGCTTTGTGCTGGGTCTGCAGGGCTATTACATCCTGCAGCGCTATGGCTCGGCCGAGGCGCTGGGCATGATGGTTGCCCTGAGTCTGCTTCGAGAGCTGGGACCCGTGGTCACTGCCTTGCTGTTCGCGGGCCGTGCCGGTACGGCCCTGACGGCCGAAATCGGTCTGATGAAGGCCGGTGAACAGCTGTCGGCCATGGAAATGATGGCAGTCGACCCCGTCAAACGCATTTTGGCGCCGCGCTTCTGGGCCGGGCTGATCACCATGCCCTTGCTGGCTGCAGTCTTCAGCGCCGTCGGCGTGCTGGGCGGCTGGCTGGTGGGGGTGGTGCTGATCGGCGTCGACAGCGGTGCTTTCTGGGGCCAGATGCAGCAGGGCGTGGATTGGTGGAGCGATCTGGGCAACGGCGTGCTCAAGAGCTTTGTCTTCGGCCTGGCCGTGACCTTTGTGGCCCTGCTCGAAGGCTATGCGGCCAAGCCTACGCCCGAAGGGGTTTCCCGGGCCACCACCCGTACCGTGGTCGTGGCTTCGCTAGCGGTGCTGGGGCTGGACTTCCTGCTCACCGCAACCATGTTCAGCATTTGA